The following are encoded together in the Humulus lupulus chromosome 5, drHumLupu1.1, whole genome shotgun sequence genome:
- the LOC133778932 gene encoding uncharacterized protein LOC133778932 yields MVRTCGASSKKTHASQSKKVPSPSPPPSVSTAAPSVPTPASSVGKTCKSKACKKVFSLSQEHPMVFPDIFADIVDVAPPSEVVVPSRAKDPSPLLIDSSLAARAKSKSVSSSSKVAAAGLLKLPLKSSQSKKNCVTPKRKLGLATSSSPLTAAKKRLKAHPPSLSSSESDPEEEKSESEATRDTTLSDETVPDNAESEAESDEPEKEDIVPSEQEAESDSEPIATPLSSKAKGKRPFSDHPPSPKRSGVNFKPYSSTFCYNDNARDMVLYAQRKFIIERNYVLSNHRPYGVLTMLQDRKWTGSLVKFTGFVDRIVKEFYANLTNEIIEPKSSLYNKVFVRGHWFSFSPQDIALALHLPLDVEDDDDVASLDKDTVTTELVGQKMVWPSNTVISVSNLTYTYVVLHKFATTNWKPTSHTATISFDMASFLYKVGTGLGINLALVIHDQIIGFRKGNRKNLNLPFPQASAPPSEATNVPSTKKVKPQSLKFASDDIPHASSSVAADFGLVATEIAAVRASVDSLVVRVMSIEGLQRSVLEAVQSLSKDPVV; encoded by the exons atggtgagaacTTGTGGTGCTTCCTCTAAGAAGACTCATGCTTCTCAATCCAAGAAGGTGCCCTCTCCATCGCCACCTCCATCTGTGTCAACGGCGGCTCCATCTGTTCCAACACCTGCCTCATCTGTTGGAAAGACTTGCAAATCCAAGGCGTGCAAGAAGGTATTCTCCCTCTCTCAAGAACACCCCATGGTGTTTCCAGATATCTTTGCTGACATTGTCGATGTTGCACCACCATCTGAAGTGGTGGTGCCCTCTCGAGCCAAAGACCCATCTCCTCTTCTGATTGATTCTTCTCTGGCGGCTAGGGCAAAATCAAAATCTGTTTCATCTTCTTCCAAAGTTGCTGCTGCTGGGTTGCTCAAATTGCCCTTGAAGTCGAGCCAGTCCAAGAAAAATTGTGTGACTCCCAAAAGGAAATTGGGGTTGGCCACGTCTTCTTCCCCCTTGACTGCTGCTAAGAAAAGATTGAAGGCTCATCCCCCATCTCTGTCTTCCTCCGAATCTGACCCTGAGGAAGAAAAGTCGGAATCTGAAGCAACCCGTGATACCACATTGTCTGATGAAACGGTTCCTGACAATGCAGaatcagaggctgagtctgatgAGCCAGAAAAAGAAGACATTGTCCCCTCTGAACAAGAAGCCGAATCTGACTCAGAACCAATTGCAACTCCTTTGTCATCCAAGGCTAAAGGAAAGAGGCCATTTTCTGATCATCCGCCTTCTCCTAAACGTTCAGGTGtaaatttcaaaccttattctTCAACTTTTTGTTATAATGATAATGCTCGTGATATGGTTCTCTATGCTCAAAGGAAATTTATCATTGAGAGAAATTATGTCTTGAGTAATCATCGGCCTTATGGTGTGCTAACAATGCTTCAAGATCGAAAATGGACAGGTTCTTTGGTTAAATTTACtggttttgtggatagaatagtcaaggaattctatgccaatcttACTAATGAAATTATAGAACCTAAATCTTCTCTGTATAATAAAGTGTTTGTTAGGGGCCAttggttctctttttctcctcaaGACATTGCCCTTGCTTTGCATCTTCCCCTTGATGTcgaggatgatgatgatgttgcctCTCTTGACAAGGATACGGTTACCACTGAATTGGTAGGGCAAAAAATGGTATGGCCATCTAATACAGTCATCTCGGTCTCTAATCTCACCTACACTTATGTTGTCCTCCATAAGTTTGCCACAACGAATTGGAAGCCCACTTCTCACACCGCCACTATCTCTTTTGATATGGCTTCATTTTTGTACAAGGTGGGGACCGGTCTTGGTATAAATTTGGCTTTGGTTATTCATGATCAAATCATTGGGTTTCGCAAAGGTAATAGGAAAAACTTGAATCTTCCTTTTCCTCaa GCCTCTGCTCCTCCTTCTGAAGCCACTAATGTTCCATCAACCAAGAAGGTCAAGCCCCAATCTTTGAAGTTTGCCTCGGATGACATTCCTCATGCGTCCTCCTCTGTTGCCGCAGATTTCGGACTTGTTGCAACAGAAATAGCTGCTGTTCGAGCCTCTGTTGATTCTTTGGTTGTTCGAGTGATGTCAATTGAAGGACTGCAACGTTCTGTGTTGGAGGCTGTTCAATCTTTGTCCAAAGATCCAGtcgtttag